TCGTCTgcaacaaagaaattgaaaaagaaaaagaatgaataaCTATTTACAAattgataaatgataaatataattatattaggaAGTAAGAAGGACCTGAGTGCCAGGGATTTTGGGAGGATCATTCATTTGAGAAACCTTGCTGGGTTTGGCTTTGTTCTTTTCCTGGGGTTAACTCCAACCGCATTCAAAGGTAACCTAAACCCAGGAGGAGCTCCGCCGCTGCGGACCAACAAATCTTCTATGTCTTCCATTTCCTTGGATCGTCCCTTTCGACTTCAGGGGCCGCTGCACTGCAAAGTGCAGGATAGAAAAAAAGCAAACCAGACCTCTCTGTTCTGCCAAAAAGTGAGGTTTGGGTTCACTAATCGGGCTTTTGCTTCACTTTAATTCATTCCAAAACTATAATAAAGACGGGACTTGCTGGGCTTTTGTTTTCTGATGTGAACTAGAAGCTCAAAACAGCCCAAGTTTTCTGGTCCCTAATAAAGCAAACCAGTAAAATGAATCACtcccaatttttaaattgagCAAATTCGTCCCTACAGAAAAAAAAATGGagtaatttaatcccttttaattttgaaagtgagcaattGAGGACAATTAATCAAGGCGTTAAGTCTttcataaattgtgtatattttttattggtataataacaaatttagccttcaatctttacatattttgttaatttgatcttgattctaaaaacatcaacaaatttagcctcaacatttacacatttataGAAATATTGtgtgctaaatttgttaaatcatgaccaaattgatagaatgtgtacaTTATgggagctaaatttgttattatactagtcaaatttatgtaaaattgatGAAAAGCATTAACAatgtgattaattgtccttagttgctcaATTTTGAAAtcaataatgattaaattgctctgattttttttttaaaaaagaacaaatttactcaatattaaaaattagaggGATTGAAGAGGTATTTTAACCCATATATACGATGAaggttttgaaaaataaagggTTAATGCAAATTTTGACTGCAATtagatttattttggtttttagtctATTTTAGTACATGAATTTACTAATTAGGTTTTATTTTGGTCCTTCAAATTAATTAGAAAAGTGTAAAAgtctattttgatttatttatcatTAGGtctattatttttaagtaatgtCATGATATAATTTTAGAATATTATATTATTgaacttatacattttttttaaaatataaggatcaaaataaatttaatggttaaatttaaatactaaaatagaaaaaaaagatacAAATAccaaaatggagaaaaaaattatattaaccaaAAAGAAATAAGGTTTAGGCTGCAATGGATTTGAGTGATAGAGAGAGGGAGATATAATGTCGGGTAGGCAAGCCAAGTGGTCTTCATATATAATAAGTGATGGCATCCTTTATCCAGTTCTCTTCAGcctcaattaaaaataaatattttgtggTGCtactttctttgtttgtttacaAGTTCATAGGTTCAGCACTTCATTCCACTCTCATCTCACGATGGCAAATCTCTCAGCTTTACCTCATCTTCCTCAATACACTCCTGGGATGCTAATTAATGGAAATAAGCAGCTAATTAAACCCAGAGCTTTCCCTGTCTTTGCTGCAAAATCTGGTCCCTTAAACTCGGTAATTAAACTCTCTTTCTCCTCTTCTAATTGATAAGCTTATTTACTGCATATAAGATCATGTAATATATGATTTATTAGTATACATTGAAATCATTCAcactatatatacatattacaGATCTTGAAAAGATGCCAGAAATGTGGAGGCAAAGGAGCTATAGAGTGTCCTGGGTGTAAGGTGTTGTGCTTTCTTCAACCCAAGAAAAAATGTTACAAGAAAATCAAGTATTCTTTTAGCTAATTCATATCAATTTTATTGGGTTTACAGGGAACaggaaaaaacaaaaagaatggCAACATCTTCGAGAGATGGAagtgagttatatatatatatatatgatttaagaATAAATGTATATAGAGATAAATTTGATTCTTATAAGAGAAAACTAATTGTTTCAGATGCTTTGATTGCCAAGGATTTGGGCTGAAAAGTTGTCCTAATTGTGGGCAAGGAGGGCTGACACCTGAGCAAAGAGGAGAAAGATAAAGAGTTTGAGATTTTCATCCAACATATTGTATCTAATCTTCCCACTCACTTtacttcttatttttattttaatcttccTAACTCTCCCATACTCATCATTAAATTATAATCTTACGATTTAGGTTcggtttttcaaatttaaataaatttacatTCAAATTCGagataaattttagatttaaaatccattttaaaacttaaaatttccaaaatctaaatatcataaacttttctttcttaaatcaaatgataTCAAATtgttattcaattaaaaattatatcaaGTTTCCATAGCTATGGGTTTTTCTGATTTggctttttcttttttgagtttttaatataattcttttatttttcattttaaccctcaaaatttaagaatagcaaaaaataaaaaaaggataatataatttttggtccctaaacttAACAAGTAGGTCCACATTGgtctttaaactttttttatctaGTTTTACCTCTGAACTTGAAAATTGTTATTCATTTAAGCCCATTCTAATAATGACCGTGAAAAAAATGGGGATAATATAACTTTTGGCCCCTAAACTTGGCAAATAGGCTTATATTGACATCTAAACTTGACAACTAGGTCCACTTTGGTACATGTACTTTTTTTGTTTCACATTGGCacttgaacttaacaattaagtcCATTTTCATCCTTGAActtgcaaaatttaaaaatttgataaggtgactaaaatgttagtgactaaattgaaatttttcataatttggagaccaaaacagaaacacactaatagttcaatgactagttctatagtttaccctaaaaaataaagagatgaatagattattatcttgaatttattttatgcGAAAAGCGTTTTTAAACAAACCAAATACACGAACATTACACTAGAATAcgctttaaaatttttaaacaatttcttTTTAAGATTGTTCAGTTCTCGATTCAAACGGTTCGACCGTTGgaccaataataattaaataaataattataaaattataaaaatctaaagatttaaagtaaaatagatttcatatatatatattacctttTTAATTTAcagatttttatgaatttttaattatttaattattgttggtccGACTGTTGAACTAGTTGAATCGAGGATTGTTAGTCTAACATGTTCAACCATCGGTTCGGTTATTAAAATACTGAATATGATACTTTGAGATTGTATCATATCATTATCTAAAAATTACACTAGCATAACTCTAAATATGAGAGTTATCAATGCCATGACACTTCATTCTAACGTggcattataaaaatataaatattaaaaattaaaaaagagaaaattttaaaaattttgatagtttttttaaaaataaaaatcattttaaaatttcaaaatttaattacttGTTTTATCCGTTGAATCTTTTCACAAAATATGTTGTTTTatcttttaaatcatttaaaaattactaaaattcaaACGAGATGAACAAAATACAAATGAAACTTTGCATTAATAACAATTAACTtgatttaattaataaatcaaacataaactacaaatcaaagagaaatccaaatctcaaatcaaaacatttaaaaagaaATCTAGACATTAAAGCTACAACTTTGAAACCCATGAAAACAAAAATCTGCCACAAATTGGAAATTTCGGAAGATCAATCTAcgcttttctttaaaattataagTGAAATTATCAGTATTTCAGTTCAATATCTGCACTTCTTACTTTCCTTCACTCAGTTTTAGTTTTTCTCTCACAAATCTTTGTTCCATCTTCTTCGTTGCATCTAATAATCTACCGACAAGGAGAAAAAGATATCTACACTAAATATGAGACTCAAGATTTAATTATATGtgcttaaatataattatatttaattatatacgcttgaggatcaaattgatagaattcgtaaatgTGGATGGTCAactttattgaattatttagaattaggatcaaattgatagaatatgcaAGTATTGAGGACTTAATGTGTTATATACCAATTAGAAAAATAGCCACATTATCACTTCCTTTAACCATTTAACGGCTGTGGCAAAAACAAAAACGATATAAAAtgtgagtgaccaaaatagaaatgatCTAAAatgttagtgactaaattgaaaattttcataattgggtgactaaaaaagaaacatgctaatagtttagtgactagtTGTGTTGTTTACCCTAAAAAATAAAGAGATGAACAAGCGATTTTAAACAAACCAAATACACGAACATTACACTAAAATACACGAAAAACACGAGACgaagtgaaaaaaaaatgaatacatGACACGAATACATAgttgtaaaaaataaaagttttattttatttgaaatattaggATAACACATATTTAGATATGATTACAAAAGACTTGGAAGTCTTTAAAACATTTACATGCAGTGTTCGTAGGCAAACACTGCACTTTATTTTGAAGATTACAGAACGATAAGTAGCAACTAGAATTCAACCTTAGTTTGAACCTATGTGGGAAATCACCCTCCACCGCTACCATACCCGGAGCCATAACCTGAACCACTTCCATAGCCGGATCCTTGGCCCGAACCACTGcctccacctccacctcctcCACTTCCACTGCCACCACCTCCGCCTCCTCCTTCACCGCTACCACTTCCACTTCCATATCCAGACCCACTTCCGTATCCGGATCCGGACCCATATCCCGACCCTCCTCCACTGCCACCACCTCCACCACCGCCACTGCCGCCACCACCTCCTCCACCGTTGCCACCACCAACGCCACTTCCGTATCCGGATCCAGACCCACTTCCGTAACCGGATCCAGACCCTACTCCACTGCCACCACCTCCGCCGCCGCCACCTCCGCTACCACCGCCACCTCCTCCACCACTTCCTATCCCACCACCAGACCCATACCCCGATCCGGATCCTGACCCATACCCAGACCCGTACCCTGATCCTTCACCCCCACCACCACCGCCTCCTTCACCCCCACccccacctccacctccaccttGTCCAAGACCACCAGCTCCTGAGCCATATCCGGAACCACTCCCGGAACCATACCCTGAACCATATCCAGAACCTGTGGCACCACCCCCTCcgccacctccacctccaccacttcctcctcctccaccaccacTAAGTGACCTTGCAGCGAAAGCTAAATCCACAATGAGCAGAACCAAGAATGCAGCACCAATAACCCTAGAATTTCCCATATTCAAACCGCAATTAAAGCAAGCCTTGTTGATGGAAAGTGGGTTAAGGCCGAGCACCCTATTTATAGGTGTTACAAATCAAAACAAGAAacttgaaattaatattttaacccacccttagaaattaattattcaaatatcTCCAAGTTAGCTTAAATTCTAGTAGTTTTGTCACAAAAAGAAGGTCGAGAAGAGGATTATAAGCGAAGGGAAAGTGTGTATGCTCTTGGGACTTGTTAGGGGTGTAGGTGATGATGGTGATGGCGGTGGACTTACGTAGTCTTCTCCATGCAATATTAGCATAAAAAAGTCTTATTCTATATCCCACGTTTGACTTGAAGATTTTCTTTGTTGAGAAGAATTCGTAACAACTGTGGgcaaaatattaaagttttattaaaaCTTATATGCATGTAGATATATTGTAGTCACCGGCATTTGGTTTTGACTTTCAGAACAATGTTTTAGTGGCAAATACAACCCATGTTCCATCATGGAGTGAGGGACCAAAGTTTCAAAAACCATACAATATACGAACCAGTACCGTTTGGTTGTTTTAGGATTAGAATTGCATGTTTTTGACATTCGGTTTCGAGTTTCAACAATCTTTGGTGGCAAATACGATTGTAGTTTTGGGTTGAtgagcttgaaaataaaaaattgcattATAAGTCAAAATAATTGTATTCATAGCTCGTTGGATTGGGTTCTGGGTTTTCTTCACCCTTGGATTCTGAATTGAAAGGTTAGAGTCTGTTGCTTCTTTACCAAACTGCTTCCAAAACTTAATTTCCTTTTCGAAATCAGATATTTGCATTCCTGTTTGAAAGACTTTTTCTCTTCAACAACACCTCCTAGCTTCTTGAGCACTAGTTCTGGTGGTGCTCCCGTCTCTTTTTTCTCCATCCGACTCCGGCTGCAACTCAGAGGCCGCGGTGTCTTCTCTTCATTTTCAGATGCTACACGAGATGGTATGGCTGGCTGGCTGGCTGAGAAGGGAAGGGCTCTAAACCAGCAGGTGAGTCAGAGTCGATCACCGTCGGCGCCGCTGCTGCAATAGCGGGATTCTTGGGCTGGAGTTTCTTCGGCCATGTTTCTTTTGTTTGTTGTATGAGAATGTGTCAGCAGAAGCAGAATTCCaagtgaaaagcaaaaagaaaagagcAAAGAAAAAGGTTAATTGACGcttctttcaaaattcaaaagggaaaacaaataaaactacttagatttaatttctttttttatatatttagagtTAGGAtataaattgaatttgaaaattgtGAATTCTTGTgtaacaataaaatattttttatattttattaattatttataatctataatatatataaatagttagtTAGGGTTTTTCaggaatttttatttatttaaatgcgtttaaatatataatgttattttaaaatattgatttacaTTCTTAAATTATAAGATGCTTagattaaaacatcaaaatcttaCCTCCTTGAAACCACTTCAAAAGTATAtcgtaaaaatattatttcatgttaatttttgCTTTATTTAATGCGGGTTCATCATAAGATGAGTTTGgttaatcatttattattcttcaaaaattttaaattgttcaaTAACTATAGGAACAACAATCTTGAAAGAAGTTCGCATTCTAACCTTTTTGCACTTTTAGTTTACGGGGTTTCTAAAGCTTTCACTAATTCCACAATTGTTAATAAACctagaattttcaaattcaatacAGCTTTTTGCATTATGatgaagaaaataaaacctaTAACTTTAAGGGGGTGTTTGGTTTTCAAAATCTTACAATCTCGATGGTAATGTAAGACTCTAGAATGTGATTAATTACCATGTTTGGATTTCAAGCATTCCTCTGAGGCTATCGTCTCACATTCTCAACAATATCAATATTCGTAAATGTAAGAAGTAAATATCACATTTTCCTTAAGTAATCTTACTTTTCGAGCATAATATGAAATATTTTGGACACTTTTGGAatttgcttttattattttaatcaatctaaTCCTAGTTATGCAAATAAAATAGGCATAATAACAATATTTGCCCTTAACATTTACTACCTCTCACAGTGTTCtccttatctttttcttttcacaaTGTCAACCTTATCGTTTCGATTTTTGTCAAATAAGCTTGGTTTGGATGGAAACCGTTAGTCAACTAATGGTCAACTTTTTTGTTGACATGGAGTGACATCTCACTTTTACTTACTGATCTGGCgtgacattataaaaatataaatcttaAAAAGTTATtctaaattaaaagtaaaataaatgaaaattttaaatatgtgatattttttaaaaaaatgtcacccatttaaatatttaattacttgtTTTGTCCGTTTAACTTTTCGAGAGAATCCCTTGTTTTATCccttaaatcatccaaaaattattaaaactcaAACGAGATGAACAAAACTGAGATGAAAAACTGCATTAAAAACAAGTAACTTGATTTAACTAATAATCAAACAGAAACCACAAATCAAAGGGAAATCCAAATctcatatcaaaacattaaaagtGAAATCTAATCAGCAAAGCTACAACTTTGAAACCCACAAAAAGAAAATTCAGCCACAAACTAGCAATTTGTAAAGTTCAATCTACACTTTCCTTGCAAATTATCAGagaaattatcaatatttcacttCAACACCTGCACTTCGTGCTTTCACGTCCTACTCAATTTCCGTTCTTCTCTTACAAATCTTTGTTCTATATTCTTCGTTACAAGGAGAAAAATATGTATGTACGATAATATGTAGCTTATCATAAAGTTTTAAAAGAGACCTAAGCGATTTCATTACTTGgatattagaaaattaaaaatattcaacaaCGATAAAAGATTACTGTGATGGATAATGagataatattttgatattttaatttaattttttagtacTTTATTTTTAAGTGTCAAGCATTTTAATAAATTCTTCAATTACATACAAATATGTTTCTCTAATTGATCTTGTGCCAAACGATTAATAATCCaaaatatagtttaaattatttctgaactaaaattaaataaatgtgtaaaaTCAGGTGTAAGGCTGCTTTCTTACTCgaactctttaaaattttaattgtttctcAAAAGTAAGACTGTTGGAAAAatcgatttagaaaataatttttcagGCCTAGTGGAagtttaaatttttctttaaaatcgaGCTATTGtgatgtttatattaataaacattagCCGAAATTATACGTGTACTTTGCACGAGGCAGTTTAGGTTGATCCTGACTTTATACTTAACGACTTTCTTTGTTACTCTCGAACCACGAAGTACTTTGAGCATGAGCTCAAAGTGTCACAAATTAATTGCATAGAATGGAAACTTTATTCTGTAAAGTAGATTTCCACTATTTTTTGAAAGAATAGTGACGTAGAATAATGAGTGTAAAAATTAACACATAGTTCCTATTTAATGAGAATTAGTACAAGAGTTATATTCAAATTAGGTctaactaaataataattttttattgaaaatacaaCTTCTACCCTAAGTAGAAGTATAAGAATTGAAGAGACACCCTATAAGATACTAGGGTTTCCTGCCCGTTGTATGTAATGAGGCCTAATTAGACTTTTCATGTATTGGGTCAAATTATAAGTGTTATCTAGACTTTTATTCagtctattatttattttttgttttctaaaatattatttatttaatcaactaatttaattaattaaagtcactaaattaatttcttaattaaattatttttttaatacaattataatttcattaaagtcATTGAAACTTTAGTTTATTAGAATCTATGaggaaaatatatttaagttccttattcaacaaatttgtgataattaattgatttatttcttactttgaacttcaattaataattacaattaatgaaataataatttgaagaacctaaattaatttctaagtcaTCTTTTGTACTTATTGAGAAAACGCATTCAATGCGGATAGTGTTATGTGCtatctatttcttttatttcatcattttcatttatttcatattattggttctacatgcaatttgTTTCCAGTTATCTAAAGCTAGCAGAGGAACCGATTGGATATATATACGTAAGGGGCTCAAATAATTGGTAATTAACTTCCGGCTCTTCCCTtgttaattacaacattatttagtcatgaTTGATCTCTCCCTTATTATATACTTTTACGAAAGTTACTCAATAAGAGTCCGTCTAATGATATTGTCACAAGTGTGTTACCCTCGTAGAAATAAAGAATATCATTAAATCTATTTGGAATAAAATTGTTCTCTCAATATTATCCTATTTTATATAATAGTAGTTATTACATCTTtcttaatgaaaaataattactattaaatagtaattaaattatttataccaCTAAGGCAAATGACCCGTGAGCACATTACTttccatctatcatgtaatgtcgatAAAAAGTTATCATAACACCTTTTCAAGTAGAATGATACTACATCTTACTTTTCGAGGAGAATTAGAATTTTAGACAATTTTATAATATgcttttaatgtttaattaatataatcTTAATTGtgtaaataaaatattagtgtaatttaaaataaaaagttagatCCTTTTTCTTGCAAAAGATAATTATTTTCCATGCACATATAAGTGTAATTCTATTCAGAATTTATTAGTATTTATCAGAGGATATTGCAAGTTTTAATATGGATATGCCCGTGTATTTGCGTGCATGTCAGTCAGCCAATTCTTTAAAAAAACAGTTGATGACCTATATAAATAAGTTGTCATAACTTGGTTCAATTGTTCGAGCAAAAAGGAAAGGTTCAAGGTTCATGATAAATTTCTCTATAACACAATTTTTTTTggtgtattattttaatttttacagttttttttcattttaatgctTAATATTTCTTTACTTTAACCTAtacttaaaaaaatgtatttttaagtgactaaaataaaaacaacttaGAACTTGGGTGATCAAAATAAACGCGACCTAGAAATTGGGTAcccaaaatgaaagtgtaaacaaTTGTGGCGTATATAATTAACCGCCATTAAAGATGTAATACataggtgactaaaatgaaagcactTCAAAAATTAAGTGACAAAattacaataattttattttaaatgaccaaaataaaaacggCTTAAAAGTAGGACGACTCAGATAGtttatctttattataattagGCTTAATGACAAATTTGGCCACTAACATTTACACGATTTGTCAAAATGGCcttaattgtattttttagtcttttttcgccatcaacatttattcttttttttttcaaattgcctttttttaatagatttgataaaattctcattaaaaaaattaaccggaTAATGTGGAATTTCATATgtagaatatttttaatgagatgtaatttattacttagataacccaataaaataataacatgtgagaaataataaaataaataattaatgaagttaaaaaaataactctttatttaaagaaaataaacgtaattatctaaaaaaagtttcaaaatgaatGCACACATTCAATATTTTCGGTTTGATTTATTAAGTATATTTTTAAAACCTCTAGTAAACAAACGTATGCattcattttgaaactttttctagataattactttaattttctttaaattaagagtttttttttaatttcatgtatgttttatttattttattatttttcaaatgtaATTATCTTATTAGATTACCtcagtaataaattacatcttaGTAAAAATATTCTACATCATCCccgttaattattttttaacgaTACTTGCATCAAATCTGTTAAATAAaagcaatttaaaaaataaaacaaaagttgatGACCAAAAAAAGCTCAAAATTAGGGTCATTTTGACAAAAACATGTAAATGTTAGTGACCAAATTTACCATTAAGCCATATAATTAAGACAAGGAAACTAAATTtagaaaaaacaaaacataaaaaagagaTGTAAAGATATTTAGCATCCAATATATTCAACCATTCCTTATGTTTCAGGCAATCATTTCATGTAGCGTCCTTTTGATGTTCCTTCTTGCTTGCCGTTCCTCCATTCATTGTTTTATAGCTTTCTTTCGAGCATTCTGCTTAGGACATGTTTGCCTTTGTTTCATCGGAAATAAGCGCATTCACAGAGAAAAAAGAACAACTATAATCTTACAAGAATAACAACTATAATCTTACAAGAATAAATATAGAACCCACTATATTATTAATATACATCCCATTCATTACAAAGTTTTCCTATTGAAGAAAACGGCATGTAgcaattccaaaaaaaaaaaaaaaaaggcttacatcaactaataaaaaattaagaatactTACACCTACCGCTACAAGGATAGGTTGAGATAGCAGATACAAGAAAAGTTCAATACAGCTATGGTTTCCACAGCACGTTGTTCAACTCAAGTACCAAACTACTCAGAGGTTACTCATCCTATCCACATTACGAACAAGCAGGAGCTGGCCCCAGATCCATCGTTGCATCCATTTGTGGTGGAGTTACTCTTTTTCGAACAAGCATTTCCACAGTGGGGCATGTTCTCTTCAGCCCGCCCCTTGGCTTTGAGCGGAACTGCTCATCAGTCTCCAGGAAGTTGCCCTGCACAAGAAACAGTTCAAAAACCATAAAACTTTGTTTAACATGAAAAATAGCAACACAAGACGAAAACCTACAATAGAATTGAGCCATTGATAACAAATAACTTACAGGAGTATAAACGTGGCACCCTGATTTCTCATGGTTGTCTCTAACATGCTTGTATGAAAATCTCATACCACAACCAAAGAAACTACATGCAAAAGGCTTGAGTTCTTCATGCACAGCCTTGACATGCAGGCTAAGATTTGATTTCTGTAAAAGAATATTTCAACATGTCAGTGAAGAAGAAAAATGTAATTGATCAAAAAATGATTGTAGTATGAATACTCGATTAGTCCAAAAATTTCACATTCAACTTCTTATGTGTAAATTAATCCAAGGTTCACAACATCTTACATTTGAAAATGTATGAAGACAACCCTCAAAATTACACTTAATTCTCTCTGATTCAACCCCTCCTGGTTCATGTGATCGGAGGTGTCTCTTGATGTTCTTTTTCAGCTG
The genomic region above belongs to Gossypium hirsutum isolate 1008001.06 chromosome D05, Gossypium_hirsutum_v2.1, whole genome shotgun sequence and contains:
- the LOC107903115 gene encoding protein PHOTOSYSTEM I ASSEMBLY 2, chloroplastic isoform X1; translated protein: MANLSALPHLPQYTPGMLINGNKQLIKPRAFPVFAAKSGPLNSILKRCQKCGGKGAIECPGCKGTGKNKKNGNIFERWKCFDCQGFGLKSCPNCGQGGLTPEQRGER
- the LOC107903115 gene encoding uncharacterized protein isoform X2, with translation MANLSALPHLPQYTPGMLINGNKQLIKPRAFPVFAAKSGPLNSILKRCQKCGGKGAIECPGCKGTGKNKKNGNIFERWKIWAEKLS
- the LOC107904895 gene encoding glycine-rich cell wall structural protein 2, whose protein sequence is MGNSRVIGAAFLVLLIVDLAFAARSLSGGGGGGSGGGGGGGGGGATGSGYGSGYGSGSGSGYGSGAGGLGQGGGGGGGGGEGGGGGGGEGSGYGSGYGSGSGSGYGSGGGIGSGGGGGGGSGGGGGGGGGSGVGSGSGYGSGSGSGYGSGVGGGNGGGGGGGSGGGGGGGSGGGSGYGSGSGYGSGSGYGSGSGSGEGGGGGGGSGSGGGGGGGSGSGQGSGYGSGSGYGSGYGSGGG